A region of the Vanrija pseudolonga chromosome 2, complete sequence genome:
CGGCAGAGTACGCGCGCtacgcgccgccagcgcagacggcaccgccgcccgtccgcgtgccttcctcggccgacgcgctgcacTCGCTCAtcgagacgacgacctcgctgcGGGCTGACGGCGGCCTGATTCCTgtgctcgacacgctcgccggACCCTCCCTCACGGATAaggcctcgacgcgctcggctgCACACCAGAACACCCTCACTCTCCAAGGTGTCAACCTCGCGTCGCTGACCGACGACCAGCTGCGTCGGCACACTGTGGGCTACGTATTTGTCCTGTGCGTTTCGTGTCGCGACCTGGATCTCATGGTTCTGAGCTGACATGCGGACCAgtggcgcgcgcctcggaAGCTCAAAGTTCGACGACGCCCTTCCTCTCGCACTGCGGcttgcggccgtcgccgaacCCGCCCAGCTTGCGGCCATTCCCACTCGAGGTGAGGCAAGGCGGTGTTATGGCTACATTGCATAATACTGACCATAAACAGCTGCCGAGTTTGCTTGGGCTATCCTCCAGGCGGCTGAGAGTGCAAAGGAGGTGCGGTGCCctgatgacgacgatgaacgTTCCTaacacaacaacaacaggtTCCCCGTACACTTGGTCCCCTCCAGAGcctcctcgctgcctcgTTCCAGGGATCTTACTTCACCTGTGTCCATtccgccttcctcgaggcTACGCTGTTGACCGGTAGCTATGACCTCGGCTACCAGTCGATCGGCAGGGTTTACCTGAGCGCTCacaaggtgggttggggaAGACTGTGTCAACCTGCTAACAACGGCAGGGCACTCCctacctcgacgtcctcacctaccaccaccacgctgGCACTGTCAGTGCTGCTGTTGGAGACTTTGCCAAGGCTGTGGAGCTCTTTGTCTTTGTGAGTACCACTCAACGCGGCTGCTGCCTTCCGTTGACGCTTCCAGGCCGCGTCCATGCCCACCGACGCCGTTTCTGCGATCCAGGTTGCGTGTGCAAAGCGCGCGATCCTCTGTGAACTTCTGGCGACTGGCAACACCCTCCAGCTGCCCAAGTACACCCCTTCGGCAGTCAACCGAGTCCTCGACAAGAGTATCCCAGACTACCACAAGCTGGCCAAGGCCTTCGATGCGCGTGACTGGAAGGGCGTTGAGGAGGCCTCGCAGGCACAGGTGTTCCGTCAGGTGCGTATCGGATGTGGTGTTGCCACAGGAAGGATCTGACGTGAACTAGGACTGCAACCGCGGACTGGTGGTTCAGATTCTCGGTTCTGTCACCAAGCGCCGTATCCTGAGGTTGCGCCGGACGTACTCGCGCTTGACGCTCGCGGACCTTACTGCCAAGGTGGAGTCGGATTCAGCGACCGTCGCGGCTGCGATTGAGCGTATGGTGGGTGCAGCTTTCGTTGCGCGTGGAAATGAAGTTGACCTCAATCCAGGTTGCGTCTGGCGAGATCAAGGCCACGATCTCGGGTAGCCCACCAGTCGTCACGTTTATcgaagacgacgactacgCCTCGCCTGCCAACATTGCCAAGCTCAAGCAGACTGCCGAGCTTTCTGCCTTCCTCAAGACAGACCTGGCCCAGGCGAGCCGTGCGCTCACCCTGTCCCCAGAGTACCTCAAGAAGCAAGCGCAGAAGATTgacggcaaggacaagggaCGTGAGGGCAAGGGAGGAAGACGTCCAGAGCAGTTTGGCATgttcgccgacgacattggTCCTGCACCTACAGTCCGCGGTGTGGGCAGtaacctcgacgacgtcgggtTCTAGACGTGCTAGGCAGCGGCCAACGGGGGTAAGCTGCATCTAGCGCGGCGTGTGCGTGGCCAGTCGGCGCGACACATGGCGTTGTACTATACATTATGAAGCACTGTGCATAGAGTTTGGTGTGCGTGCGACTTGCTCGTGTGCATGTTCTGGACCATCTACTTGGCAAGAGCCACTAATGATGGTTGGGGGGGCGAGTAGGCGTGCAAGCGAGGCGTGTGTATGATTGACATGGCCATGACTCCATTTCCCCATTGatcggcgcgcgtcgacggaCCCCCACATGGGATCCGTGCGTCCGCAAGccctcggcgctgccggcggaAGAGGCCTAGATTATCTCTGCGGCGATCCTACAATCCTAGACGGAGAGCGCAGGGGGGGTACAAGCCGGCGGTATGCGGCGCAATGCCGAGGGCCAAGGCATGCATGCAGAGGGACGAGGATCGTCGGAAGAGTCCAAGTCCACCACTGCCGCAAATCCGAGCTGATCCGGACGCCATGCCGATCCTTTCCGGGTGCAGGGTATGGCAGCCAGGTGGGCCCAAGGGTTGTCGGGGTATTGGGGATATGGGGCCCACTGGATCCGCCGGCAGCTAGTGGCCTCGAGTATCGGAGCAGTACGTCAGAAGTGTGAATGGGCGACGgggcgacacgacgacgggggcggcTCCAGTAGGCGaggcgacagcggcagcggcggcggcggcggcgctgactctacgcgagcgagcaaccGCTGCTGCacagagcgagcgagcgacgcggcgcctTGGGTTGCCCCTGCAtcacccgcccgccgtgcgtgcgtgccccCCCCTACCCCTACTGCCTTTGGTCATTGTAATCGGTTCAATAcactgccgcggcgcccaTCGCACACCCACTCAGCAGTCCCACACCCACTCTCACCACGGCAACCTCTTTTCCTGCCGCATCGATTCCGTTCTTCCTCTTCTACTTCACATCTCTTTACTTATCAAGTAAAGTTAAAACAGTAAAACCCCCCTATCCCCTTACTCATCACAcacaaccacccacccacaccaccaccacaatgcccCAGCCTCCCGTCGACGTCCGCAAGTACTTTGGCCAGCCTCTGCCTCACATCCCCGAGAAGTTCCCCATCGGCTCCGGCACGGGCCCCCGCGCTGCCTGGCCCGAGGGCACTCTgaagggcgtcgaggtcatCCCCAACtttggcgagctcgtcaagaaCTGTGAGTAGCAGGCGTGCGCGGGTGCGTCGTGTGCCGCTAGCATGGCGGCCACGACGGACGGACGACCTGGACGCGTAacgcgcgcgagcgataGGAACCCAAACTCACACGTGGGCAGACATTGCTACGCTCCCCACCCAGCCCCTCCAGCCGGACCCGTACCACAACTACCCCAAgttcgccgtcgtccgcTCGCAGCTCCCCCAGACGTTCCGCACCGCCCAGGACCTCCAGCATGGTATGTAGTAGCAATCGTCGTGGCGCCGGTGGTTGGCAGCCACACAGGTCGGCAGCCAATGGCCGGACCCCGCGGTCCGGTTAATCCGCCCGGAACCTACCACGCAACCACCCTCGCTAACCACTGCCGCAGCTCTCAAGGTGCTCCCCCTCTCGGTCGTCTCGTCAGTCCTCACTGCGTACGAGGGCGGCCCCTCGGGCTACACCGTGacccgccgcgtcgacgccgctggctacgagtcggacggcggtgaggaggacggACCCGTCAACGCCCCCCGCGACGACACCAAGGCCTTCAACTGGCGCTTCTCCAAGTCGCCTatgggtgagtggcgtgTTGGTTGCGTGGGATACACGACGATCGATGGGTGATGGGACACGTTCGTGGGGGTTGCACACCCCTTGCGcacacgccgcgcggggTAATCCACCGCAATCACATCCCCGCCTTTGGCGTTATCCACGCACAGACGCTCTAGTGCTGACGCATCAGGCGCTGGtgacctcctccttgtccaGGGTGACTCGaacaaggtcgacctcgtcatcCGTACCACCAACTCGTCGGCCTTTGCCCAGGAGGACTGGAACGAGTTCATCGTTACCGTGAGTAGCACACTGATGATAGGCTGGGCTTCTGGCAGAGGCGTCACACACTCTTGCCGACCTACCCGGGGGCCTGGTTCCGACAGCAACGGCGCCACTGACATGCGCCACAGGGCCCCTTCCACTACAACGCCAAGTCCAAGGcctcgtggtggtggtcgcgcCAGTGGGGTGCCTGCAAGCGCCTCAACACGCGCTGGTTTGCCATCACCGACTGGAAGCGCTGGACCTTTGGCTGCTTCTCGGACGACCAGACCCACGCCTGGATCTCGCCCATCATCCAGTACGACTCGCGCGACCCCACCGTCCTCCAGGCGCTCTTCTACTGGGCCcagtcgtcgcgcggcaaggagggcggcTTCCAGAAGGTCGCCACCGACGTCTCGCACCTCCCCACCCTCTTCCCCGACACCCCCGCTCGCCGTGTCTCGGTCTCGGGCAAGAGGGACTATGTTCCTCGCGAcctcaagaaggccaagaacgCCAACGAGAGTGACGTGAGTGGCTATGTACCCCTGTGGCGTTTGAGCGCCACGCCACCAATGGCTCTCTCCCCCAGTGGCGTCTCATGCCGGCATATGAGTAGCCGTACTGACATTATTACAGATCGAGGAGTCGGACGTCGAGGAGTAAGCGCGCGCCTGCCGCACCTTTCGGACGCCATATGAGTGCTCCGAACTCTGCTTTGTGTAGCATGAGGTTTCATTGAATGCAGTTGGATTGTATTAagctgtgtgtgtgggtggggtgcgTGATGACGGGATTCAAGCTAGGCAACAGCGCGGCGGGAGCGGAGGCTGCGAcccacgcgctcgagcgccgaggacacAAAGTCGATCTCTGGCCCTCCGCCCACAAGGCCCGcaacgaggccgccgacgagcgtgtcCCCCGCACCAGTGGTGCTGACGATTTCCTCAGGCGTGATAACAGGGGCAGGGTAGTGGCTGAGCACGAGCCACTGGCCCTCGAGCGGGCCAGAGGGGACCTTGTGCGCCAGGCTCTCTGGCCAGCCCtcgcgcgggcgcgaggccTCGAAACGGAGATGCacgaggccagcggcgcccgCCTTGACCCAGAAGCCGCCGACGAAGGGCAAGCACGCGACCATCTTGGTGGCGACGCCGTGGTTCCTGATCCAGTCGCGGTGCTTGCGGTTGCTGAACGCCTCGAGTCCGGCACGCCAGTCGGGGCCCAGCCCGATCGAGTTGACAAACTCCCagccgttgtcgtcgctctcgctgaTGGCGGCGTAgaggtggtcgagctcgagctggttCGGCGAGAGGTGGGTCAGCGCGCGCGGGTGGGCGCGCAGGGCGGGCAGGAGGCGGTTGAGCtttggcgtcgacgtcgggtCGCACAGGGTCGGGATACCGAGCTCGGCGGACGTCGCCACGATCGCCTCGATCACCTCGGGGCGGAGATTGCAGTCGAACacgacgagcttgggcgccgtgtcgcgcaggcggcgcgtgACGCTCTCGACGGTGAGCCCCTCGACAATGTCCATGTCGGCCACGCCACCGACCAGGTCCCCGTCCTTCTCGAGCAGGAGGTTACACACGGACGTGGCGCCAGGGAgggggacgaggccgtcggccCGCAGGCCGCCCTTAcccagctcgagcttgagcagGTCACCAAAGGCGTCCGTGTCGGTGCCACTGGCGTTGGTACCGACGGCAGAGAGAAGCatgacctcgccggcggggagaagcgcctgcgccgcctcggcgatgtTGCGCCCCACGCCCCCGGGCGACACGAACACGGTGCCTGGCGTCGTGGTCCCGGGTACCAGCGGGCCGGAGACGCTCGAGGTGAGGTCGATGGCGGCTgatccgacgacgaggacggaggggggtgggaggtgggaggcggtgggtgctgctggctcAGCCACTGCGGAAGGGAGCGCAGGCTGCGCTGGCTGAGGGGCAGGAGcacccgctgccgcccgcgccagcTGTGCCACTTCGACCGCGACCTGTGTCCCGATGTGTGCGTTATTCTCGATAAGCTTGACGTCTGAATGTCAGCTAGACCGCGCAATTCGTAGCTCActcagctcgagcgcgctgccctgcgtcagctcgccgacgcgtttGAGCAGCCACGGCGTGACCTCCTTGCCGCGCTTATCGATGCCCTGCTCGACGCTCTCGCGgaccgcctgctcgacggccgcctgGACCTTGTCCCCGCGTGGGCCGTACTCGGCGGGGATGGGCACAGCGAGGAGCGTGGCAGTGGGGGATGGGAGCGTGAGGCCAGTGTCTGCCCGCGGGGTCAGCTACATCACCAAGCTACAGCAGTTGACGCCACGCACAAACCGTCGCAGCGGCATCCGACACGCTGCCGACCCTCCATGGCGACTGAACCcccgagctgggcgtgtAAAAGGCCGGGAAATCCGCCGTCTCGCCAAACGTCGCGACGCACACGCCCTGcgtctcgagcacctcgagcgtgcgcgGAATGTCGAGGATCgacttggcgccggcgcacacGACCATCATGGGCgtgcggccgagctcgaggaggtcggccgAGATGTCCATGCCTGGGGCGTGAGTGGGTGTCCCTGGCACAGCTTTCACCCActgctctcggcgccgcggtgcACGCCGCCTATGCCGCCCGTGACGAACGACTGGATCCCGACAGAGGACGCAATCACCATCGTGCCCGCCACCGTCGTGCccccgtcgcggcgcagcgcgagcgccggtGCCAGGTCACGCCGGGACACCTTGACTGCCTGCCGTGAAGGGTCGGGGTTCGCGAGGCtgtccagctcgagctgcgacAGGCCGATGTGGACGCGtccgtcgcgcagcgcgatgGTCGCTGGTACCGCGCCGTGCGAGCGGATGATCcgctcgagcgagagcgccgTCGTCAGGTTGGCCGGGTACGGCATGCCTGAGGCAGGTCAGCTGGCACTCTGTGATCTACAGCTACCCACCATGCGTCACGATCGCCGTCTCCAGCGCGaccaccggcgcgccggtctcgagcgcgtgctcgacctcgtcggtcACTACCAGTCGCCCGTTCTGCTGTCAGCTGGCAGCCTGGCGAACGATCCAGCTCACCCatcgcgcacgcgcggccGCCAGTGTGCTTGCACTATGCGCTCCCAGTGGCAAACTCCGCGCTACCTTGGGAAGCGCTCGCAGCATGCTGTGAGAAAGTCTGCAGGAATGAGTCATGGTGAGGGGAGAGATGGAAGTCAAATGGCTGGGTGGAATGCGACGTCATAATTTGTCACTTGTGACGCATGGTAACTGGCGGATTGTGGCTCCCGTCCCGATCTCAAccccgccatcgccaccTTCCGTCTAGGAAAATGCATGCTGATGATATGGTCATATAGACGTGTGGAAGACGTGTATCAAGAGGCTGAATATTAGCCCAGGGCCTGGGACAaggtgtgtgcgtgcgccAGGCAGAACATGGTATGGGGGATAAAGGTTCGGCGCAATGTGCGTAGGTGACAAGATGATTAGAGTACAATGGccgcggcaacggcagcacAGCCGAGCGCGAAGCCGAGGATGTCCTTGCGAGCAAGAGCAGGGGCAGCAGCCGAAGGCTtggcggtcgacgacgaggtagcagcagcgccagagCTCGAAGCCTCACCCTTCGCGCCAGTCTtcgaggcgccggcggcgccagagccggaggccgagcccgccgaAGTCTGCGAAGCCGTGGGGGCAGCAGTGCCAGTGGCCGGCTTGAGCGAGTAGCTCAGCTTGGaccacgacgcgcccgaggcgACCTGCCAGTTGGAGACGGCGTTGGCAATGTAGTAGATGTTGCCCTGGGTGTCAATCTGGACGACCGACGAGTCCGAGGCGGCATAGGCAGCGTTCGTGTCCTTAGACgttgggggagggaggatCTGGGTCGAGTTGATGAGGGACGTGGGCATGGGCGAGCCAGTGGTGATGTTGTAGCTTCCAGGGTCGGTGTAGTGGGTGACAACGTACGAGTTGGAGAAGTCGTTGGGGACGTAAAGAACCTGGTAGGGCACCGTGTTGTTCTGAACGAGGAACGAAGTCGCCTGACCGGCCGAGTCGGGGAAGTtgctgccgccgacagcggGGTATGCCTGAGCCTGGGGCTGGAAGTAGCTGTAGTGGATGACAAAGACATTGGCCGAGCCGGCAGGGGTGCTGGGAACACCAAAGTAGAGGATGTGGTTGGAGGCAAGGGCGGCCGTCACCTTGTAGTCAGTGAGCGGGAAGGGAGGGGTGCCGACGTTGCTCCAGGCAGCGGTACCAGCAGCCGTGTTGGTGATGAGACCAAGGTCGAGCGAGTAGGCACCCTCCGACGCGCTGGGGATGGTGAAGAGCACGTTGGTGTCGtggtcgagcacggccgccgagcgcgagttGCCCGTCGAGGTGGGGCCACCCGAGGTCGTCTGCTTGCTCCACTTGTCGCCGGCAATGTCGTAGATGTAAACAGACTTTGGGCGTTAGCTGAAACGTCGACTGCACCGCAACTTACAGtagcgtcggcggcatcagCACCAATGACGTAGACCGCGTTGTTGCTCTGTGAAAGGAGACACTGCAAGTTGGCACCGCTGAAGGGGGGACGGCCGACGGTCGACAGGGGCTTGGGAGAAGGAGCTGGTGAATGGTCAGCGTGAGGTAACGCAACTGGCGTGTTGGGTGCTTGTTCGGTGGGCAGTggcgcggaggtcggcgcggcgttcaACCAACCACTATGGGCGGGCGCGACCGTCTGTCTCTTCCTCGAGCGGGTCTCGTCCATGGCCAGCGCCCATATGCAgtccccttcctcgccttcctcgtcgtcttcctcgtcttcctcgggCCGGCAcagccgctgcccccgcgcTCACCCTCGAGGGTTGCTCGTGAGGCAAGgttgcccacccacccgccctcgagccaAGCTCGCAAGGAAGGtcacccgcccacccaccctgctggcgcgagcaagacgtcgcccacccacccacccctatgATCGCTGCGCGATCAAGaagtcgcccgcccacccacccctacgcgctgcgcgcgagaatgtatgccaccacccacccctccacccggctccgcctccccccactTACATGACCAGCTCGAGCTTGGACCCAGGTTGACGTCTTGCTCTCCTCCAAACGCGTAGAGGTTGAACTGGGCGTCAAACTGCACGCaggggacggcggcgacgagggcgggaAGGAGAGCCGCCAAGGCGAAGAAAGCGACCATTTTGGGCAACGGGAAGGGGAGTGGGAGGTGAGCGAGAGGCTAAGGGAGTGtagagagtgtgtgtgtgttgggtTGGGTTATCGACTTGGAATGTTCTTTGTTGATCAATGAGATGCCCGTGCGTTGCGTTGCGGCGTATGTATGTGAGTGTGAGAAGTTGGTTGTATCGAGTGGAGACAAAAGTGGAACGAGAGTGGTGTGCGTGGTTGCTGCGAGGAGACGGATCGGTCGCACTGAAGTCATCTACGGCGGCAGGGGTGGCCAATGTGTGCCAGGGCGAGGCACTGCCCATGCTGTCAACGGGTCCACTTGGGCTCGCAGCATACCCGAAATAGGAACACTTTGCTATTTCGTTTAGCACGCACTCTTGTCGTAATTCAAATCTCTGTCGGTCAAGTTACCGTGCGGTGGCTGATTTTGATTTCTCTCGtctctggctggctgggtgcgCAGCAGAGCCTGGCCCACTGTGACATTTACCTGAATGGAGACGCGTTCCGCCCCTTCTAATGCGGTTTCAGGGCAACACTAACCTGCTAAATCCTCCTCCACGCCTTGCGTTGTCCCAAATGGACTTCATCGAAACGCCACTCCTGTGCCCATGGACTTCATCGGAGCTCCACCGCCCACGTGGCTATTGCCGTATTCCCGGACGTGGCATCGTCGTCATTTCAGGCACAACCTCCGCCGCTCACTGCACCTCCATCTGCGGCGTGCTTGggtgctgcagcagctgggcTGCTGTTGACGCCCGCAATCTCTATTTGGCTCGAGTCTtccacaaccacaaccaccccCACTCCACA
Encoded here:
- the SPBC1861.05 gene encoding Pseudouridine-metabolizing bifunctional protein yields the protein MVAFFALAALLPALVAAVPCVQFDAQFNLYAFGGEQDVNLGPSSSWSSPSPKPLSTVGRPPFSGANLQCLLSQSNNAVYVIGADAADATSVYIYDIAGDKWSKQTTSGGPTSTGNSRSAAVLDHDTNVLFTIPSASEGAYSLDLGLITNTAAGTAAWSNVGTPPFPLTDYKVTAALASNHILYFGVPSTPAGSANVFVIHYSYFQPQAQAYPAVGGSNFPDSAGQATSFLVQNNTVPYQVLYVPNDFSNSYVVTHYTDPGSYNITTGSPMPTSLINSTQILPPPTSKDTNAAYAASDSSVVQIDTQGNIYYIANAVSNWQVASGASWSKLSYSLKPATGTAAPTASQTSAGSASGSGAAGASKTGAKGEASSSGAAATSSSTAKPSAAAPALARKDILGFALGCAAVAAAINGRLVVTDEVEHALETGAPVVALETAIVTHGMPYPANLTTALSLERIIRSHGAVPATIALRDGRVHIGLSQLELDSLANPDPSRQAVKVSRRDLAPALALRRDGGTTVAGTMVIASSVGIQSFVTGGIGGVHRGAESSMDISADLLELGRTPMMVVCAGAKSILDIPRTLEVLETQGVCVATFGETADFPAFYTPSSGVQSPWRVGSVSDAAATVYTGLTLPSPTATLLAVPIPAEYGPRGDKVQAAVEQAVRESVEQGIDKRGKEVTPWLLKRVGELTQGSALELNVKLIENNAHIGTQVAVEVAQLARAAAGAPAPQPAQPALPSAVAEPAAPTASHLPPPSVLVVGSAAIDLTSSVSGPLVPGTTTPGTVFVSPGGVGRNIAEAAQALLPAGEVMLLSAVGTNASGTDTDAFGDLLKLELGKGGLRADGLVPLPGATSVCNLLLEKDGDLVGGVADMDIVEGLTVESVTRRLRDTAPKLVVFDCNLRPEVIEAIVATSAELGIPTLCDPTSTPKLNRLLPALRAHPRALTHLSPNQLELDHLYAAISESDDNGWEFVNSIGLGPDWRAGLEAFSNRKHRDWIRNHGVATKMVACLPFVGGFWVKAGAAGLVHLRFEASRPREGWPESLAHKVPSGPLEGQWLVLSHYPAPVITPEEIVSTTGAGDTLVGGLVAGLVGGGPEIDFVSSALERVGRSLRSRRAVA
- the csn3 gene encoding COP9 signalosome complex subunit 3: MVDPSRSAGPSHAAFPSAAEYARYAPPAQTAPPPVRVPSSADALHSLIETTTSLRADGGLIPVLDTLAGPSLTDKASTRSAAHQNTLTLQGVNLASLTDDQLRRHTVGYVFVLGARLGSSKFDDALPLALRLAAVAEPAQLAAIPTRAAEFAWAILQAAESAKEVPRTLGPLQSLLAASFQGSYFTCVHSAFLEATLLTGSYDLGYQSIGRVYLSAHKGTPYLDVLTYHHHAGTVSAAVGDFAKAVELFVFAASMPTDAVSAIQVACAKRAILCELLATGNTLQLPKYTPSAVNRVLDKSIPDYHKLAKAFDARDWKGVEEASQAQVFRQDCNRGLVVQILGSVTKRRILRLRRTYSRLTLADLTAKVESDSATVAAAIERMVASGEIKATISGSPPVVTFIEDDDYASPANIAKLKQTAELSAFLKTDLAQASRALTLSPEYLKKQAQKIDGKDKGREGKGGRRPEQFGMFADDIGPAPTVRGVGSNLDDVGF